A genomic window from Lotus japonicus ecotype B-129 chromosome 1, LjGifu_v1.2 includes:
- the LOC130731061 gene encoding uncharacterized protein LOC130731061, whose amino-acid sequence MAVTAHSLSATEKKHWWLTNRKIVEKYIKDARSLIATQEQSEIASALNLLDAALAISPRLDQALELRARSLLYLRRFKEVADMLQDYIPSLRMANEDPVSVSSSSDCSSQNLSREGVKLLSSSPDSPVRYQSFKCFSVSDLKKKVMAGLCKSCEKEGQWRYLVLGEACCHLGLMEDAMVLLQTGKRLASAAFRRESVCWSDDSFSLSGIPFAGDATNPPPTSPPKAPLTDSTESVTQLLTHIKFLLRRRAAALAALDAGLYPEAIRHFSKIVDGRRAAPQGFLAECYMHRASAHRSAGRIAESIADCNRTLALDPTCIQALETRASLFETIRCLPDSLHDLEHLKLLYNSILRDRKLPGPAWKRHNVRYREIPGKLCTLTAKSQELKQRLASGETSSVDYYALIGVRRGCSRSELERAHLLLCLRHKPDRATSFIDRCELADERDVDSVKERAKMSALLLYRLVQKGYTSVMGTILDEEAAEKQRKKAALQAAAAANQVKIKAVASHEPEMNKPDSRSCNVVEDKSTLVSSSTVNPAVFQGVFCRDLAVVGNLLSQARFNQPIPVKYEALSC is encoded by the exons atgGCAGTCACTGCTCACTCTCTATCTGCTACAGAGAAGAAGCACTGGTGGCTCACAAACAGAAAG ATTGTTGAGAAATACATCAAAGATGCTAGGAGTTTGATTGCAACACAAGAACAGAGCGAGATCGCTTCAGCTCTGAACCTTCTTGACGCAGCTTTGGCGATCTCTCCGCGGTTGGACCAGGCTCTTGAGCTGAGAGCGAGGTCGCTGTTGTATCTGCGGCGGTTCAAGGAGGTTGCTGACATGCTTCAGGACTACATTCCTAGCCTGAGAATGGCGAATGAGGATCCTGTTTCAGTCTCCTCCTCTTCTGATTGCTCTTCCCAGAATCTTTCCAGGGAGGGAGTGAAGCTTCTCTCCTCCTCCCCTGACTCGCCGGTCCGGTACCAGAGTTTCAAGTGCTTCTCTGTCTCGGACctcaagaagaaggtgatggcAGGGCTTTGTAAAAGTTGTGAAAAGGAAGGGCAATGGAG ATACTTGGTTTTGGGTGAAGCATGCTGCCATTTAGGCCTAATGGAAGATGCAATGGTTCTTCTCCAAACAGGGAAACGCCTTGCCAGCGCGGCGTTTCGGCGAGAAAGCGTGTGTTGGTCCGATGACAGCTTTTCACTCTCCGGCATTCCTTTTGCCGGCGACGCCACAAACCCACCACCCACGTCTCCTCCCAAAGCCCCTCTCACGGATTCCACCGAGAGCGTCACCCAGCTCCTCACCCACATCAAGTTCCTCCTCCGCCGCCGTGCAGCCGCACTCGCTGCCCTTGATGCCGGCCTCTACCCGGAAGCCATCCGTCACTTCTCAAAAATTGTCGATGGCCGCCGCGCCGCCCCACAAGGGTTCCTAGCAGAATGCTACATGCACAGAGCCTCCGCGCACCGTTCCGCCGGTCGAATCGCAGAGTCCATCGCCGACTGCAACCGCACCTTAGCCCTCGACCCAACCTGCATCCAAGCCCTCGAAACCAGAGCATCACTCTTCGAAACAATTCGCTGCTTACCAGATTCTCTTCACGATCTTGAACACCTGAAGCTTCTCTACAACTCCATCCTGCGTGATCGCAAGCTTCCCGGCCCGGCGTGGAAGCGCCACAACGTGCGTTACAGGGAGATTCCGGGGAAACTCTGCACCCTCACCGCGAAGAGTCAAGAACTGAAACAGAGGCTGGCTTCAGGGGAGACTAGTAGCGTTGATTACTACGCTCTGATCGGAGTTCGACGTGGTTGTTCTCGATCGGAGTTGGAGAGGGCTCATCTCTTGCTGTGTCTCCGGCACAAGCCTGATAGAGCAACAAGCTTCATCGATAGGTGCGAGCTTGCAGATGAACGTGATGTTGATTCAGTGAAGGAGAGAGCGAAGATGTCTGCATTGTTGTTGTATAGGTTGGTTCAGAAGGGTTACACGAGCGTGATGGGTACAATATTGGATGAAGAAGCTGCTGAGAAACAGAGGAAGAAAGCTGCATTGCAagctgctgcggcggcgaatcAAGTTAAGATCAAAGCAGTGGCGAGTCATGAACCTGAGATGAACAAGCCAGATAGTAGGAGCTGCAATGTTGTGGAAGACAAGTCTACATTGGTGTCTTCTTCCACTGTGAATCCGGCGGTGTTTCAGGGTGTTTTCTGCCGTGATCTTGCGGTGGTCGGAAACTTGCTTTCTCAGGCAAGGTTTAATCAGCCAATTCCGGTGAAGTATGAAGCATtgagctgctga